In Mugil cephalus isolate CIBA_MC_2020 chromosome 7, CIBA_Mcephalus_1.1, whole genome shotgun sequence, the sequence CGCTGCTTGTATGACACACCACTGTAGTACAGTGGAAGAATACCTGGAAGGGAAGGCATGTTGCGTATTAGGTGAAGGAAACTTCAGCAGAGACCAGTATTGTAGAGCTCGGCTGTACCTCGTCTTTCTGCGGCGTGAAGGTGCTTGGATCCACAAACGCGAACATTTTACTGATGAAACGTTTGTGGTGCGTTGGGAACTGGAGCCCAGAGGAACCATCAACAGGAACCACTATGGTCAGGTATCGGTCGTCCTGGTACGGACACCTGTGGCGTAGTCAACGAGATCAGGCTTTCTACAAACACAAGCTACATTTAtatcaaatgtttgtttttgttgtgtataTACCCATCGACCAGAAGTTCCCATTGCGGCAGGCTGTGAGGATTTGGAGTTGAGGTGGCCCAGCAGTGCTCGAGGTTCAGGGTGATGTGCGGATCAGACCTCTCCAGGAGACGAACCTCAACGTAGACGGGCTCGCTCAACGCTTTAGTGACTGGGTAGTCCGATGCAGTGTAGAAGGTGCTATACGCCGCTTGCTCTGCAATTAAAGGAGTGAAAGTTTAGTATATACGCAAACCAAAAATTGCATCAAGATTGTGCCACTGACCCGGCACGCATCCTTTTGAGTGACACTGTCCGTTGCCCAGTCGGAGCTCCGCTCTGAGGTATCCTGCACCCGCGACCggcagaggagggggaagagggtTCACCTCCATGACGAGAGCCTCCACAGACGTGCCAGAGTACCTACACTGGAACAATAACCTGTCGGCAGAGCGCAAGGCTTCACTGGTCTGTCTCAATACCCACACTAAATAGTTAAGTGCCTACTTAACTACCACAGTGGTCATTAAGACTGAAGTGTACGGCTGTTGAGAGCTCACGGGAACACACTTGGGATAAGACGTactagagaaaataaaaaagtacatgGCTGGAATAGAACAGAGTTATAATGAAATGGCCTTTAAGGATAGGAGAAACCAAATATATAACTAAAGAAGCATAGAGGTCTACGGTACCCAAAGGCAGCATACTTTGAAGAATTTAAAAGGAATGAAAGTGCCATGTctttcaaaagatttttttttatatagtagACCACCTGAAGAATAGTTGTGAATGCAGGATCTGTTCCGTTGTTGTACAGTGGACTGATGGATCGAGTTTTGCTCCGATTGCTGCTTCCATAGAGGGATTAGTCGAAGAGATGCGTCCAAGTGCTGGTTAAATTAACTGCAGCTTAGTTTCCCAGCGTGAGACATTTATCTACGCGATAGTGCATGAATCTGTACTTAAGTGCTCAAGGCTGCAGGACGACAGGAAACCTCAGTGGTCAGAGAAGCAGAAAGGTGCCCtgactttattctttttttttttaaattattaaaacatgcACTCACTCAAAATGGCTGTCCCTGGTGATTGATCCTTTGGGCCCGATTCCCACCTCGTAAGACGACGACATGTGGTTTTCATACACCACATAACCCTCTtccacctgcagagacacaacCATTAGTCTGAGATTGAGACAGAAACTACACTTCATGGGATGGGAACGATAGAGATTTGACAGTtgatggaaataaatgcagtgaCTGTCATGAATGGCGCATGctcagttttcctttttctggaAGGGACAACCAAGAATCCCTTCATGTTATGGCAGCTTAAAtcctttactttttattaaCCGACAACCAGTGCCTTAATGGTGAAGAAATTAAAACGCACGTTAAGAAATCTAAATACCTACCCACCTTCACTGTTGTGCCACATGCCGTCACAGGAAGCTGAAAGATGACAAAGGCAGAGGTGACGCCAACAGCGGCGCACAGGGCATCATCTGTTTGCAACAGGTTAATTGAGTCCAC encodes:
- the LOC125010434 gene encoding zona pellucida sperm-binding protein 4-like: METSQCLFGVVVVVIVLVFDVTAQRHWMPPLQKYQPSLPVQQPKQEWAAPPSAAPFDKCQVEEDEKIRCGAPDITAEQCANINCCFDGRQCYYGKAVTVQCTRDGQFVVVVAREATTPPIDVDSINLLQTDDALCAAVGVTSAFVIFQLPVTACGTTVKVEEGYVVYENHMSSSYEVGIGPKGSITRDSHFELLFQCRYSGTSVEALVMEVNPLPPPLPVAGAGYLRAELRLGNGQCHSKGCVPEQAAYSTFYTASDYPVTKALSEPVYVEVRLLERSDPHITLNLEHCWATSTPNPHSLPQWELLVDGCPYQDDRYLTIVVPVDGSSGLQFPTHHKRFISKMFAFVDPSTFTPQKDEVFFHCTTVVCHTSSENTCEQSCHRKRRAVATGTNASSLGDLVSSGKVILTARRTTPAPDAKLRR